The window AGCACTAGGAGGAATAAATAATTTTAAAGTTAGAAAATTTAAACAAAAATTTTAATGAAAAAAACAGCTTATTTTCAGGATTCAATTTGGAAATTGATAGTCCCTCAATTGTTGAATTATCCGGTAAAAATGGTGTCGGCAAAACAACACTTTTGAGCATTTTAGGCGGTATTTGTTCTTTTTCGGGAACTATCCTATATGATGAAATTAATTTAAAGAATAATTATGACAGCTATATGCAAAAATCCATTTTTATTAGCAATAGTCCATTTATGTATGACTATCTAACAGTCAAAGAAATGATTGATTTCATTAATGATTTGGCAATTCCATCGATAGAATGGAGAGAGGAACTGTCAATTTTATTCGAAGATCTTTCTTTAAAACGTTATGAAAATGTGTTTATAAAGGATCTTTCTCTTGGAACGGCACAAAAAGTTTCAATTATTGTTTCCATGTTGAATCAACCATCATTAATTCTTCTGGATGAGCCGTTTGTAAATATTGACAAAGAATCCGTAAAAGTATTAAAGAATTTTTTTAAAACGTATATTTTTTCTCATAATGCAATATTAATTTATGCTTCCCATGATTCTGCTATTGCAAATAATTTTGCCAATAACTTCATTCATTTGCTGGAAAGAGACGGTCATACGTTTGTTGAAAATAAGTGAGAAAGACATAAAGTACGGGTATCCTCGCCAAAAAAGCAAGATTGCTCTAATCATGGTTTCAATTATGACCTTTTTGGCAAATCCCTGAGCGGCGGCCGCCGAAATTACTTTCTTTTGTATCCCAGATAACCAGCAATACTTAAAAGATAACCAATAATAATAACGACGGCTAATATAAAACTAGTATTAGAAGCAATGCTAAGAACTCTTATTTGATTTAAGCATAAAAAGACTATAAATGCTATTTGAAAGATCCAAGCAATAATAGGTTGTCCAAGAAGCTTTTTATAAATAACTTTTTGCATTATTTTCATTTACCCTTAAAGAGATTATAAAACGATTTTATTTTATCAAGGAATTAAATAGTGTTTCTACTATAATTTCTATAAAAATTCTAATCATTTGATAGACACTTTTGGCACCAAACCAGATCTCCTTGGTATCTTACCTTGTATGCTATGGCCAGGAGACCCAATGGCTTTAAATTGTAATCTTTACTGTCTTTAAAATATTATTTGGAAACAAATCGAGGATTATTTTACATATGTCATATATAATTATGTTTCTTAAAAATTTGAAATATTTTTATTCGATATAAAAGCTGCTGCTGCAAGAATTAAAAAAGCAGCAAATTTAAAAGATAGGTCTGGTAGTATTGTGAGTTTACCTAAGACTCACTTGTGATTGATCGACGAGCTTCTTAATATCTGTATCAAGCTGTTAAGCCAACATTTTCTGCAAATAGCTGGCCTGCAACCAGTAGAGCCGGGTATACTCAAAGATTATCGACCAGCCCAATTATATGAAAATTCTCAAGTGGTTAAGGAGTTACGGGTTGATCGATTAAATAGAAGAAGTCGTCGCGACCGAATATGACGGTATTTTAGCCTCGGTTTTTCCACAAATTATCAGCATTATTTTTGGCATATTGTCGACAAAAATCGCTTTGAATAAGAATCCGATTGATATTTTAAGATAGTAAGATTATAGGCTGAACTCACGGACCATCTAGTTATTTAAAAACATACAACCACATTAAAAAAGTGATAAACTTATTTTGTAGCGTACATTTTTTTCGTATCTACATTAATTGGAGGTTTATTATGCAAAAGGAAACCAATGTTAGTTCATCACTAAAAGTCACTGCTCTTTTAGGTGCGGCTACAATGTTATTTTCATTTTTTGTTTCTTTGCTCCTTCACCTGAATACTACTACAACAGCAGTGCTGTACTCTATTTTTAATACGTATAGCAGCATTGTGGTGGCACTTTCTGTTGCTGTTGCGTGTACAGGCTGTCGGCACTATTGGATCCGCAACTGCTGCGGCAATCATGTACGCTGTTAATAAAACCCAGGGCTAAGGCAATCGCATTCTAAAGTTGGTGAGCAAAAAGAGAAAAATAGGAAGGCATAAGAAAGAAACTGTTTATTTCGGTATCTTTTCTATATGTGTTGCATTTTATATCATTTTAAAAATCAATTTTAAGTCCGGTGTTTCGCATAGTAGCGAAATACTTGTCCTATTAGTAATGTTAAGCTCTTTTAATATTCATAAAATCGGTACGATTTTTAATGTCAGGAAAGAGCCTAAAACATTTTGGGTAAAGCGTACCTTTTTATTAAGGTACGCTTTACTTGTTTTTTTAAAATCATTTGGCTTACAGGTTTCAGAGTCGCTTTTTTTTGCATTGATTCTAGTCATTTATAAGATAATACCAGTGGATTCTTTCATTTTACTTGTTTTCTACGTAATGATAGTGGATTTTGGGTTTGTATTAATAAATATTTCCTCATATATCTTTAATATACTCTCCTTGGTTTTTCCAATCCTACAAATTACTAATGGAGCATTATTTAACGGAAGTGAAAAGATTTTGTCATTGGGAATATTGATCATTATGTATTCATTAGTTATGCACTCAATAACGACCTTAAACATAGTTAGATTTGGCTCTTTTTATCCTGTTGTTGCTCGAAGTGATCTGAACCCAGCTGGACAGGAAAAAATTGTGCTTAGGAGTTTTAGCCAACACAAGTTAATCATAATTCTTGTCTGTATTTGCGATTTTCTATTAATCTTCTGGGCCAATATATTTCATTTGTTGAATTACTTAACTCCTGGCTCTGTCACTATTATTATGTTTATAACCATTCTTGAAGCCATTATCGGAAACAGCACCTCTGAAATGGAATTAGGCAAGGATCGTATCAAAACTATGCTTGCAACCGGTGGCACTTCATTTCTCTTGAGATTTAGAAGTAGCATGATTTACTTTTGGTGCATAACGCTTGCTTTAAATATAGTGTTGTCTTCCATTATCCAAATGCTTTTTACTATGAATGCTATAAGTTTGATAACGATGGTTTATCTTCCCTGTCTTTTTATTGTATCTATGCTGTATTACAGAAAATCAGAGTTAATTGTTGCCAACAGTGATATTAGAGTCAAGCTAGTCATACTAGTCGCTTACGTAACAGTGATTGTTGGAGGAATTATAATTGAAATTTACGTTTAGCTGTAAATCAACCTTTGTTTTATATATCCTTTTAACATTTTTCTCAATTTCTGTTTGTATTTTGGCTGCATGTATATTAAATATTAATTATTTCACATCAGGTAAGCCTTCATTTGACACAGATACTTTTAAGATGATTTTATTTGCCAATATTAGAGATTATTTCAAGTATGTCTTTTTATACTTACTATCTCCCATAATGCTGGTTATAGACACAATCATAAACTCGTTTCAAATTACCATAGGTGTACGTATCTTAGGGACGCTCGCTATCCCTAGATTGATGCCTCATTCTTTAATTGAACTGCCAAACATTTTGATTTACCATTTCTTATCCTTCTACCAATTTTCCATTTTTTTAAAAAATCGGAGTCTTAAAGCAAACTTCAAGGCAATAAGACGTTTGAAGTGGGTATATATGGCATCATTTCTGTCAGTTATATTGGGTGCATTAGTTGAGGGCTATATAGGATGATTCTAATAAAAATCGAAAATTTAACAAAAAAGTATAAAGAGAAAGTTCTTCTTGAAAAACTGAACTTTACTTTTTCCCCAGGAATCTACTGGTTAAAGGGATCTAACGGTCAAGGCAAAAGCACATTTTTTGATATCGTGGCCGGTTTGGATCATAACATAACTGGTAAAGTCAAAGTCGACCGTAACAAGATGCTTTATCTGACTAATTACCCAATAGGGCTTTTGCCATTTACTGTGTCGGAAAACTTAGCAATTCTTTTCAAGACATTTGATCTGCACTTATCATCAACTCAAGAAGAAATTTTAAACGTATTTTTAGATAACTCTCTTTCAGATCCGTATAGTGTTTTGTCAACTGGGCAGAAAATGAAAATAGGTCTTTCGTTAGTCTTACTGGCTGATTGGAATATCGTATTATTGGATGAGACTTTTTCAACAATAGATACTGAAAGTAGGGATATACTCGTAAGCAGATTGAACTATTTAGTATCTCAGAAAGGGACTATTGTCATTTACGTTTCTCATGGCGAAGTTTCTCCAAAACTAACCAAAATATCTAAAATCATAAGCATTAAAAATAAGAGGTTTGTTTATGAAAGGGAATAGAAAGAAAGATGTTGTTTTATTTCTAATATTTTTGTTGTTTGAGACCTTCTTCATATATTCTGTTTTCACAAAGGACGAAACAAGGTCATCTTTATTAAAAGTGCAGACAGTACTTAGTCAGGGAGTCGATGTTTTTATCCTGTCCACTATTATTTCCGTGATTTTTACATGTATTTTCTTTTTGTTTCAATACGCCATCGGTCGACTGTTAGTCCGTATGTTTTCTTCGGACGAACCAAACTTTTTCTATTACATTCTGCCAAGGGATATTGCCTTAATGATCAACATACTACTTTTTCTTAGCATCGGAACCAACCATCAAATTATGTTTTCTTCTGTTGTTTTTCTCTCAGCGTTCTTCACGAGCTTCTTATTCTATAAGAATACAAGATCACTGATTCAATCTTTTATATTTGCTATGCCAATATACATTGATACGCTTGTATCAATTTTGATGGTTTTGAAGTAAATAGTCTTATTAATTGTAATATCGTTTTATAAAAAAATTAGGTAAAAACGTACAAAAGGATGTTGATAATGAAAAAGTCTTCTAATCGTCTTTTCTTAACTGGGCTGCTTTTGCTGGTGATAGGTGTGATTTTAGATCTAATAATGATTTTCGGAGGTAAAATGATACCTCATTCTCTTACCACCACGCTTGCAATTGGAGCTCAATTAATTAGTTTAATCTCTGTTTATATACTATTTAAGTTTTCATAGATAGTCATTTCTTTGTGATACTTTTTAGACCGACTAAAAAATGAACGGATAGGCCCTGGTATTTGTTGCGGAGGTCTTTTGCGATCACCTTGCTAATAAGGCAGCGCTCACAGAAACATGATTTTAAGTAATTTTAGTGTGCCTGTATTGATAGCGAAATACTGACAATATGACTGACTTATCTTGTGCATCCAACAAATAATGTTAAGTTTATTGCTATGCCAAGGATCAATGACTAGTTCAAGATGTGAAACTTTAGCCAGCAATTCATAGATTTGCTACAATCTGGACAAGAAAATAACTGCTTTAGCTTTGCCGAACTAGTGGTTATTTTTTTGATTATTTTTAACGATCGCAACAATCAACGCAATTAAGTTAATGACCAAAAGATTAACTCCGATCGTTAGTGGTAAAGCGTCTGAAACCGACAGTTAGGCTTCTTTTATAATATTTAAAGAACTTTCGCATCGGCGTTTCGAGAAAATCTATTTTACGGAATTTAAACCCAAGGTTATCGAGATAATCAAAAATTAATTCAGTCAAAAGATGGATCAATCAGCTATGAAGAAGAGGATAGTTAGTTTGTTTAAAAAGGATCATCCAGAATTGTATTGAACGTAATAAAAAAGCGTAAGATAAATCAAAATTAATAGCTCTGCACGTTTTTATTTTGAATTATTACTTTGCCACAAATTTGCCACACATATTAGATTAAAGCTTGATATGAAAGTATTAAAAATGCGCAAGGAGGGAATCGAACCCTCATCTCAGGAACCGGAATCCTACGTGATGATCCATTACACTACTCGCGCGAACATTACTATTATACTAGACTATTTGCTTGTTTGTAATTCTTATTTAAGTGGTCTGGAATTAATTTGTTAAATTTTTGTCAAGTCGGAAAGAGTGTGTCAAACTATTCATTGGTCAAGCTTTGTCAGTAGCCCGTGGTATACTGATGTAGGACAATATCCAAATATTCATAAGAGGAGAAAATTTTCCATGACTGTAAAGATTGGTATTAATGGATTCGGACGAATTGGCCGTTTGGCTTTTCGCCGAATCATGGAATTGCAAGATAAAGCTTCAGATATTGAAGTCGTTGCTATCAATGATTTAACTACACCTTCGATGCTTGCTTACTTGCTTAAGTACGATACCACTCATGGCACTTTGAACGCCGATGTTTCAGCAAATGATGATACTTCTACTTTGACGGTTAACGGCAAAGACTATCACATCTACTCTGAAAAAGACGCTCGTAACCTTCCTTGGGTTAAGAACGATGGTGTTGAATATGTACTTGAGTGTACTGGATTCTATACTTCAAAAGAAAAGGCACAGGCTCATATTGATGCCGGTGCAAAGCGGGTATTGATTTCTGCACCTGCTGGTAAGATTCCTACAATTGTTTATGGTGTTAACCAAGATACTTTGACATCAGCTGACACAATTGTTTCCGCTGGTTCCTGCACTACTCAGTCCTTGGCCCCGATGGCTCGCTTGTTGCAAGACAAGTTTGGTATTGAAGTTGGAACCATGACTACTATCCATGCTTATACATCGACCCAAATGATTCTTGATGGACCTCGTAGCTCAAAGAAGCGTACCAACCGTACCGCTGCTTCGAACACAATCCCTCATAGCACTGGTGCTGCTAAGGCAATTGGCTTGGTTGTTCCAGAAGTCGATGGTAAGTTGAATGGCCATGCTCAGCGTGTTGCTGTTGTTGATGGTTCTGTAACTGAATTAACAACTATTTTGTCAAAGAAAGTTACTGCTGAAGAAGTTAACGATGCCTTTAAGGAATACACCAAGGGCAACGCAAGCTTTGGTTGGAACGAAGATGAAATTGTTTCGTCCGATATCATTAACGATACTCATGGGGCTGTTTACGATCCAACTCAATTGGAAGTTATTACTGCCGGAGACAAGCAATTAGTTAAGACTGTTTCTTGGTATGATAATGAATATGGATTCACTTCAAACATGGTCCGTACTTTGCTTAACTTTGCTAAGTTGGAATAACTGCTTATTATATAAAATAAAGTCCTCTTTTGAGGGCTTTTTATTTTGTTGAAATATAGGGATTTTTTTATGGGCGGGCAATCTGATATACTGGCATATGTAATGGAACATATTATTTTAACTGCATTAATCGTGTTGGGGATCATTATTGTAATAAGTATCATGATGCAGCCAAGTAAGCAGCAGGATGCCTTAAGTGCTCTTTCGGGAGGCGCTAGCGATCTTTTTCAGGCGCAGAAATCTCGTGGTTTTGAGTCTGTGATGAAAAGGGCGACAGCAGTGATGGGCATAATCTGGTTGCTACTGGGCTTATTGCTCATGATTCTTCAAAATAGATAAAATCCAATTTTTATTTAAACAACATGGAAAACAAAACCTGCATGATTGATTCTTTTCTTTCAATCATGTAGGTTTTTATTTAGAAATTTATCGATTTGATTTTCTAATTTCAGAAGCTTTTTTATTTTCTTTCTTTCTAAAAACAATAAATTTGCTGATTATATAATTCAGGGTAATAACAACAATTTGTGCAATCAGTTTGACTGTCAAAGCGTACATCCCCAATAATTGAATTCCCATCCATAAGATCAATTGTTCGGCAATCAATGTAAAACCACGGCCAACAAAAAAACGAGCCATTTCTACTGCCTCGGGTAGGAATTTCTCATGGTGACTATTAAAAACATATGATCGATTTGTATAGTAACTAAATATTGTGGCTGCTATCCAGGCGACAATATTCGCCGTAGCCCAATCCATTGGTGTTAATTGCTCTAAAAGAGCAAAAACTAAAAAACTAATAAAGAAAGCTGAAACACCAAAAATTATGTAATTAACAACGCTTCTTTTTTGTCGGTAATAATTTCTTGCCTTCTCAAGCATAAATATAATTATAGCTATCATGGAGACTTAGTTATAATAAGAAACGTGCAAAAGAAGCAGGGTAGGACAAAAAAGAATTTTCTGGATTATATTTTCTTTATTTTGCTTGCCTTTGGACTTGTCTGGACAATTACGCTTTGGACAACTGCCAAAGCTCCGGCCAGGAAGTCGGATACAGTTTCTTCTAAGGGTACCAGCCAAAAAGCCGATAGCCAAAACGAATCAAAAAAAACAGACGCTGGTACAAAAAAGCATTCAAGCAGATCTGCCAGCTCTTCCAGTTCTGTTAGCTCTATTAGTTCCAGCGATTCTCAAGCAACAAAAGCCAATATAAAGAAATATGCTTTAGGGACAACGCTTAGTTCCGATCAGCCTTATACGGACTATTCATATTTAAAATCTCAGAATGTTAAATTTGTTTATTTTCGTTCAACGACCGGTAACAGCAGTTTTGATAACCTTTTTCTCACATCGATCAAATCAGCAAAAGAAGCCGGTCTTTCTGTTGGATCAATGACTATTTATGATCCTTCGATCACCGCTTATTCGGCTTATCTATATTTTGTTAAAAAAGTCGGCAAAAAAGTTGGCAATCTTCCAATTGCCGTCTATGTTACCGACGATTCAATTACTGATGATAACTCAATTACGAATTTGCTTGGATTGTTGCAGGATTTAAAAGAATATTATCCAAATAATTCTGTGATTGTTCGTTGCGACAAGACGGTTTATGATGAGGTTCATGCTAAATTAGCCAGTTTGAATTTAAAATATTGGTTGATTGAAAACAATCTTGATGGCTTGGGTTCGGAGAACCAATTTGTCCAGTATAATGCTAATGGGAAGGTTGGTTCAGGAATGCGTTCCTTCCGCCTGCCTTTGTCGGTTTTTGATGGTAGCAAAGCCGATTTAAAAAAGTTCTCTGAAGGAATTGAAAAATGATAAAACTTGGATTAGTTGGTACTCATTGGATTACAGCACAGTTTGCCCAAGCGGCGCTTGAAACCGGAAAGTACGAAATATCGGCAATCTATTCTCGCCATAAAGAAAATGCCAAGAATTTTTCGGTACAGATTAAACAGACTGAAGCCTCGTTATATGATGATTTTTATGATTTTATTGACTCTGGAATTCAGGTTGTTTATCTAGCCTCTCCTAATTCTTTTCATTTTCAACATGCTCAAATTGCAATTAAACATGACGTTGATGTGATCGTTGAAAAACCTTCTTTTTCAAATCCTGATCAATTTAAGACGATTGTTGATTTATTGAAGCTTCATCCAAAAATCCGCTTGTTTGAAGCTGCAAGAAATTACCATGATCCAAATTTTAAAGTTATTCGATCAGTGGTAAAAAACCTCGATTTATTACAAGGAGCAAATTTAGTCTATGCTCACTATTCGAGCCGTTACGATGAATATTTAACGAAACCCGACAATCCGCCGAATGTTTTTACAAGAGAGTTTTCTGGTGGGGCGCTTTATGATTTAGGTGTTTATCCGCTCTATGATGCGCTTGGCTGGTTTGGTTATCCTGAAGAAATCGATTATAAAGCACAATTGTTAGAAAATGGTATTGATGCTTTTGGTTGGATTAATCTGAAATATAGTGGTTCTTCTGTTGGCATTTTCATTTCAAAAATATTTACTTCAGCTGCCCCGAGTGAAATATTCGGCCTTAAACACACGATTGAAATCGATAGTCCTTCTGAGTTGAATCGAATTGCTGTATCTAATGGCCAGGATAAGCAGTTTATTGCCGATGGCAGAGGTCGGAACCCGCTTTTTAATGAAGCTGATGATTTTGCCGACGTTTTAAATGATCGTTTCAGTGAAAAGAGCCAGTCCAAATATAAAGAGTGGTTTAAAACCGCTTCTCAGATTAATCAGTTACTTTTCGATTTGAGACACAGTGCTGGGATTCATTTTCCTGCTGATGATCAATAATTTTCCTGGCCTAATAGTTTAACAGGATAAAACACGGACCTCCTAAGTCTAAGCTCCCGGTTCGAGTCCGGGTTGGGCCATTATGTTAAGAATCGCCATTTTTGAGATGACGGTTTTTATTTTATACAAGCTCTCAGAATATTGATTAAGGCTGAAGGTTATGAAGATATGTATATATTGATGAGGAGATCAAGGCCGTTTTATCGTACACTTCTGGTTAACTGGTGTGATGACAGTAATTATGAGGATACCGCAAATGAAGAAAAGTTTTTGGATCAAGATCATTTCGGCTGTCGTTTTGTTGATTTTACTTATTCTAATTTATTTATATCGGATTCCATATTATGGTGTGCTCGGTGTCGTGTTTATCGTTATCGGCGTCTTGACCGGTTTTATTGGAGATCACATTGACAAAAAAATAAATAATTAAAAACATCTTAATTAACGAGTTACAGCGCAAAAGTTAAATTAAATTATTTGTTTTCAATTAAAAGTATTATAATTTTTCACAAGGTACTTTGAATAAGTACCGACCGCCAAAATCTTTTAGTTCATATTTAAGTAATGATTCAATAGTAACTTTCAAACTATATAAAAAAGCCAGCCCTTAATTGGGCTGGTTTTTAATTTTGAATTTTCTACTTCACTTGATTATTTTACTTGAACAATTTTGTTTTTGATTTGCTTATCCCAGGTTTCGTTGAGTGCTTGGCCCAATTTTTTGATACCAAGTTCGATATTTGTCAGTGATTCACCCGTGAAGTTAATTCTGGCAGCATTTTTAATGCTTCCAGATGGATAGAGATTGGTAGATGACGTAATTAAAACGCCTGATTTTGATAAGATCTGCTGATTTGTAAACTTATCCATATCGAAATTTTCCGGCATCGTCAACCAAACAAAGAAACCGCCTTGAGGATCGGTAAATTTAGCTATACTTGGCATATTGGCACGCATGGCTGATACCATAACGTCTTTCTTTTGGCGATAACTGTCGCAAAGTAAAGCGATGTGATCTTCCAAGCTATTGTTATCCAGGTAAGTATTGACAATCGACATTGTTAAATTACTGGATTCAATGTCGGCTCCGCTTTTTAGACCAATCAAGGCTTTAAAAAGTTTGTCTTCGGCCGTTAGCCATCCCAAGCGTAATCCCGGAGCGAGAATTTTAGAAAAACTGCTGACGTAGACAACTCTTCCTTGCTTGTCGAAAGATTTGATTGTTGGCAAATTTTGGCCACCATAACGTAAGTCGCGGTATGTTCCGTCTTCAAGAATTACAATATTATATTTATTTGCTAATTCAATTAACCTTTGGCGCTTTTCCAAAGACATTACCGCTCCAGTCGGATTTTGAAAATCCGGAACCGTATAAATCATCTTTACATCGTGTTTTTTTAAAATGTCTTCCAAGAAATTAATATTCATACCGTCTTCTTCGACCGGGATTTCGTAAAAATTTGGTTCGTAAGCTTGAAAGGCTGCTAAAGCGCCGATATAAGTCGGCCCCTCGACGACTAGACCGTCATTTTTATTTAGCATTAAACGAGCAGCTAGATCAATTCCTTGTTGGGCGCCTTGAGTCAGCATCACATGGTTTGTATCGGTATTAATCTTGTCGTGCCAATCCATTTTTTTGACTAATTTTTGCCGTAATTCTAATAATCCGACACTGGTATTATATTGAAGCAGTTTAACCTGCTTTTTTTCAAAAACATCTTTTGCAGCCTGTGCTAATTCTTTTTCCGGAAAAAGATTATGGTCGGGATAACCGGCCGAAAAGATAATCTGCTTTTCTTTTGTTGCGGCAAAAAGTTTGTCTAATCCGCTATTTGATGTTTTTTCGATTCTAGTCGCCAAACGATTCATATTTATTTTCCTCGATTAAAATTAAAAGTACTTAAATTTTTAGTTTTTTTGTACTTTTCTCTTTTAATGTTATGCTCGGATCATAGATAAGTAAAATTCAACTTTTTCATATATTGATGAATTTTATTCACCTAAAATTTTAAGTGGGGTACTTATGGTTAATTTTTCTTATCGGGTTTTTGCTGCAGTCGTTGAAAAAAGAACTTTTTTTCACGCAGCTGAATTATTAAACGTGACTCCCAGCGCAGTCAGCCATTCAATTAATCAGTTGGAAAGCGAACTAGGTTTCCCATTGTTTTTGAGAAACCATAGTGGGGTTGAACTGACCAGTGATGGAAAAACAGTTTTGCCGGTAATTCAAGCCATTTTGAATACCGAAGAAGAGCTCCACCAGATTGCTGCCAGTATCAAAGGTTTAAATAGTGGAAGAATTCGGATCGGTGCCTTTAGTAGTGTCTGCATAAATTGGTTGCCAACGATTATTCAGCATTTTAAAAATCAATATCCACAGGTAGAAGTGACTGTTTTTCAAGGAAATTTCAATCAGATTGTTGCCGGTGTTTCAAACGGATCGATTGATATTGGCTTTAGTTCTTTACCTGTCGACGATAAGCTTTTAGTTGAACCTCTGATTAAAGATCGAATATACTGCATTGCGCCATCGGATTTTGTCCCAAGAGATAAAGAAAATGTTACAGATCAGGATATCGGTCATCGGCGTTTTATTCTCCAGCAAATCGACTACGACCGCGATACAAAAAAAGCTTTAGACCGATACAATGTCACGCCAAACTCGCTTACTTACTCAATTGACGATCAATCAATCCTTTCAATGGTGGAAAGTGGTTTAGGCTTAGGGATCTTACCGGAATTAGCCTTAAAAAAATTATCCGGTGATGTAAATGTTTATCCCTTTGATGAAAATTTTGCTCGGACAATTTGTTTGGTAACTAATAAAAATCAAGCTCAAGCACCTTCGACTAAAAGAATGCTTAAAGAGATCGATTCTTTTTTACAGGATACTTATAAAGACAAATTTTTGGGTTGAATTTTATATGCGATTCTACTAACTATAATTAATTTAATTTCAGTGAAGTTTTATAATAAGTGCTTTGTGAATCTTTGTATATAATTAAGAACGGAGTCTAAATGGAGGAAAAGAATGAAAATTTATGCTTATGGAATTCGAGATGATGAAAAACCATCATTGAAGGAATGGGAGACAGCACATCCTGAGGTTGAGGTTGCTTACACTCAAGAATTGCTAACCCCTGAAACCGCTAAAGAAGCGGCTGGATCAGATGGTGTTGTTGTTTATCAACAGTTGCCATATACTCGCGAAACTTTACAGGCTTTGGCTGACCAAGGAATTCACCAAATGAGTCTGCGCAAT of the Oenococcus sp. UCMA 16435 genome contains:
- a CDS encoding 1,4-beta-N-acetylmuramidase, with the translated sequence MQKKQGRTKKNFLDYIFFILLAFGLVWTITLWTTAKAPARKSDTVSSKGTSQKADSQNESKKTDAGTKKHSSRSASSSSSVSSISSSDSQATKANIKKYALGTTLSSDQPYTDYSYLKSQNVKFVYFRSTTGNSSFDNLFLTSIKSAKEAGLSVGSMTIYDPSITAYSAYLYFVKKVGKKVGNLPIAVYVTDDSITDDNSITNLLGLLQDLKEYYPNNSVIVRCDKTVYDEVHAKLASLNLKYWLIENNLDGLGSENQFVQYNANGKVGSGMRSFRLPLSVFDGSKADLKKFSEGIEK
- a CDS encoding Gfo/Idh/MocA family oxidoreductase produces the protein MIKLGLVGTHWITAQFAQAALETGKYEISAIYSRHKENAKNFSVQIKQTEASLYDDFYDFIDSGIQVVYLASPNSFHFQHAQIAIKHDVDVIVEKPSFSNPDQFKTIVDLLKLHPKIRLFEAARNYHDPNFKVIRSVVKNLDLLQGANLVYAHYSSRYDEYLTKPDNPPNVFTREFSGGALYDLGVYPLYDALGWFGYPEEIDYKAQLLENGIDAFGWINLKYSGSSVGIFISKIFTSAAPSEIFGLKHTIEIDSPSELNRIAVSNGQDKQFIADGRGRNPLFNEADDFADVLNDRFSEKSQSKYKEWFKTASQINQLLFDLRHSAGIHFPADDQ
- a CDS encoding ATP-binding cassette domain-containing protein, encoding MILIKIENLTKKYKEKVLLEKLNFTFSPGIYWLKGSNGQGKSTFFDIVAGLDHNITGKVKVDRNKMLYLTNYPIGLLPFTVSENLAILFKTFDLHLSSTQEEILNVFLDNSLSDPYSVLSTGQKMKIGLSLVLLADWNIVLLDETFSTIDTESRDILVSRLNYLVSQKGTIVIYVSHGEVSPKLTKISKIISIKNKRFVYERE
- a CDS encoding PLP-dependent aminotransferase family protein; the protein is MNRLATRIEKTSNSGLDKLFAATKEKQIIFSAGYPDHNLFPEKELAQAAKDVFEKKQVKLLQYNTSVGLLELRQKLVKKMDWHDKINTDTNHVMLTQGAQQGIDLAARLMLNKNDGLVVEGPTYIGALAAFQAYEPNFYEIPVEEDGMNINFLEDILKKHDVKMIYTVPDFQNPTGAVMSLEKRQRLIELANKYNIVILEDGTYRDLRYGGQNLPTIKSFDKQGRVVYVSSFSKILAPGLRLGWLTAEDKLFKALIGLKSGADIESSNLTMSIVNTYLDNNSLEDHIALLCDSYRQKKDVMVSAMRANMPSIAKFTDPQGGFFVWLTMPENFDMDKFTNQQILSKSGVLITSSTNLYPSGSIKNAARINFTGESLTNIELGIKKLGQALNETWDKQIKNKIVQVK
- a CDS encoding LysR family transcriptional regulator, translating into MVNFSYRVFAAVVEKRTFFHAAELLNVTPSAVSHSINQLESELGFPLFLRNHSGVELTSDGKTVLPVIQAILNTEEELHQIAASIKGLNSGRIRIGAFSSVCINWLPTIIQHFKNQYPQVEVTVFQGNFNQIVAGVSNGSIDIGFSSLPVDDKLLVEPLIKDRIYCIAPSDFVPRDKENVTDQDIGHRRFILQQIDYDRDTKKALDRYNVTPNSLTYSIDDQSILSMVESGLGLGILPELALKKLSGDVNVYPFDENFARTICLVTNKNQAQAPSTKRMLKEIDSFLQDTYKDKFLG
- the secG gene encoding preprotein translocase subunit SecG — translated: MEHIILTALIVLGIIIVISIMMQPSKQQDALSALSGGASDLFQAQKSRGFESVMKRATAVMGIIWLLLGLLLMILQNR
- a CDS encoding ATP-binding cassette domain-containing protein gives rise to the protein MEIDSPSIVELSGKNGVGKTTLLSILGGICSFSGTILYDEINLKNNYDSYMQKSIFISNSPFMYDYLTVKEMIDFINDLAIPSIEWREELSILFEDLSLKRYENVFIKDLSLGTAQKVSIIVSMLNQPSLILLDEPFVNIDKESVKVLKNFFKTYIFSHNAILIYASHDSAIANNFANNFIHLLERDGHTFVENK
- a CDS encoding GtrA family protein, with translation MLEKARNYYRQKRSVVNYIIFGVSAFFISFLVFALLEQLTPMDWATANIVAWIAATIFSYYTNRSYVFNSHHEKFLPEAVEMARFFVGRGFTLIAEQLILWMGIQLLGMYALTVKLIAQIVVITLNYIISKFIVFRKKENKKASEIRKSNR
- the gap gene encoding type I glyceraldehyde-3-phosphate dehydrogenase, which translates into the protein MTVKIGINGFGRIGRLAFRRIMELQDKASDIEVVAINDLTTPSMLAYLLKYDTTHGTLNADVSANDDTSTLTVNGKDYHIYSEKDARNLPWVKNDGVEYVLECTGFYTSKEKAQAHIDAGAKRVLISAPAGKIPTIVYGVNQDTLTSADTIVSAGSCTTQSLAPMARLLQDKFGIEVGTMTTIHAYTSTQMILDGPRSSKKRTNRTAASNTIPHSTGAAKAIGLVVPEVDGKLNGHAQRVAVVDGSVTELTTILSKKVTAEEVNDAFKEYTKGNASFGWNEDEIVSSDIINDTHGAVYDPTQLEVITAGDKQLVKTVSWYDNEYGFTSNMVRTLLNFAKLE